In Oncorhynchus gorbuscha isolate QuinsamMale2020 ecotype Even-year linkage group LG02, OgorEven_v1.0, whole genome shotgun sequence, a single genomic region encodes these proteins:
- the gipc3 gene encoding PDZ domain-containing protein GIPC3: protein MQNGEEMSPLAQDSNKAGGPASEEEVKSQTHGGVEPSAPPLPPSDPPLSGPPEYPRPRLVFHTQLAHGSPTGRIHGFTNVKELYAKIAEVFHISPSEILFCTLNSHKVDMQKLLGGQIGLEDFIFAHIRGETKEVEVTKTEDALGLTITDNGAGYAFIKRIKEESTIDQLKTVCVGDHIEAINDQSIVGCRHYEVAKMLKEQPRGTPFTLRLVGPKKAFDMIGMRTRAPKSSEGKMVNGKETLRLRSKGSATVQEVPNEFEERATKKVDDLLESYMGIRDLDLATTIVEAGKDKMNPDDFAEAMDSVLGDFAFPDVFLFDVWGAIGDVKDDRM from the exons ATGCAGAACGGAGAAGAGATGAGCCCGCTAGCGCAGGACAGCAACAAGGCTGGAGGGCCGGCTTCAGAGGAAGAGGTGAAGAGTCAGACACATGGGGGTGTGGAGCCCTCCGCTCCGCCGCTGCCCCCCTCAGACCCACCTCTGTCTGGGCCGCCTGAGTACCCGAGGCCCAGGCTCGTCTTCCACACCCAGTTGGCACATGGCAGCCCTACAGGCCGCATCCATGGCTTCACCAATGTCAAGGAGTTGTATGCCAAGATCGCTGAGGTGTTTCATATCTCTCCCTCTGAG ATCCTTTTCTGCACTCTGAACTCCCACAAGGTGGATATGCAGAAGCTGTTAGGTGGTCAGATCGGCCTGGAGGACTTCATCTTCGCCCACATCAGGGGCGAGACCAAAGAGGTGGAGGTCACCAAGACGGAGGACGCCCTCGGGCTGACCATCACTGACAACGGAGCAGGGTACGCTTTCATTAAG AGGATAAAGGAAGAGAGCACCATTGACCAGCTCAAGACTGTATGCGTGGGCGATCACATTGAGGCCATCAATGACCAGAGCATTGTCGGGTGTCGGCACTATGAAGTAGCTAAGATGCTAAAGGAGCAACCAAGGGGAACACCCTTCACACTACGCTTGGTGGGGCCCAAGAAAGCCTTTG ataTGATCGGCATGAGGACCAGGGCACCCAAGTCGAGCGAGGGTAAGATGGTGAATGGGAAGGAGACCCTGCGGCTGCGCTCCAAGGGGTCAGCTACAGTCCAGGAAGTG CCGAATGAGTTTGAGGAGAGAGCCACCAAGAAAGTGGATGATCTACTGGAGAGCTACATGGGTATTCGAGACCTCGACTTAG CGACCACCATCGTGGAGGCCGGAAAAGACAAGATGAACCCAGATGATTTTGCTGAGGCTATGGATTCAGTGCTGGGGGACTTTGCCTTCCCAGATGTCTTCTTGTTTGATGTGTGGGGTGCCATTGGAGATGTGAAGGATGACAGAATGTAG